A window of Raphanus sativus cultivar WK10039 unplaced genomic scaffold, ASM80110v3 Scaffold0769, whole genome shotgun sequence genomic DNA:
catcaaaagttcaaaaaaaaaaagacgaaatCTTTGTTCAAAAATAAGGAAGAcggaatctttttttttttttgaaaaaggaaggAAGACGgaatttttgttcaaaaacaaGGTAAGACTGAATTTTTTGTTCATAAACAAGGAATCCAAGTCTCCTCCACgtgatatttacttttatttggttTCTGTAAAGAATTTTTATATAATGGGAGTATcactttaagtttttattaagttttttcgtgaaaaataaaaaatcaagaaagcaaataaaataagagaggattaccaaaaaaaaaataagagaggaaacaagataaatatttaagaaattcTTAGATAATTTGGAGAGACTCTAAAACTAAATCTCAAGTTGTGaatgattcattttattttgaaatatattatatataaggcCTATTTAGctcaatatcaaaattttggatGGTATTTGCAGAAGTGtgcaaattttttattaattggaGAACCATGTAACTTAACGCACGGCTTCACGATTCTGTCCTTGAGAAGTCACGTGTATGGCAAAATTGAGTAACCTGCAACCGGCAGTTTTGACGATATAACAGGTTATTGAAAAAGTCAACAGAGATTGAAAACCGGTTATTTTTGGCGATGTGAAGTGATGAAcataagagaagagaggaagataTTTTAGtgcttttataatattttattaacaaaaagatattttcgcagatgataagatatttttaagaaaggagagaagaagatatttttgaagatgagatcattattttcaaaataatgatCACAAATTCAGTAATGGGCCATCGTATGCTCACAAATTAAGCATGGGCCGTGTAACGGTTATATACTACGGGCTTTTAAATTGTTAAGTGGGCCTGATTATATTTTAGAGAACCTTTGATCGAACTGCAATATCCTAAtgttataaaaatgtaaataatcgCATTATTTAATTATTCCTGGTCAGCCTATTGCAGCAGCCTCTGAACTTTACGTGTTGTCAGTTTAATGCAGGAGACTGTAATTATTACGAAGGGTTTTGTTTCAAAAGATGCTAAAACCTTTTGAGTTTCCCATAGAACATAACGCCATCTCTCACATCTTCTCATTACTCTCTCACCTTCAAACTTTGAAGttcaccaaaagaaaaaaagtccAGAAAATGGACGAATCTCCCAACCGCGATGAACCAGTTCGCGATCCTGCGGAACCTCCCCTTCCCATTCCGGAGATGATGTTTGCGGCGGGCGATGAACCGGTAGGTGTCAGAGTTCTTACCTACCAATCCTCTACGGCTATCAATCACATACTAGATTCCCTGGAAGAAGATGAGATCCAGAGATTGCGCTTGTCTCCCTTTGGTAAGATTGTTGACATCGCGGAGAAACCGGGTTTCTCGGGTAGATTTGCTAGATACATGTTGTCTAGACAGTTGAAGGTGGAGAAAAAATATGAGGCTTGGTTTCGGTTTGCGGGGAAACCGATAAAATTTTCTCTTCGCGAGTTCGCGATTGTAACCGGTCTCCACTGCGGTGAATACCCGAAGAAGACGAAGGTGAAGTCAAAGTCGAAGATGAAGGAGAAACCTTATTGGGCCGAGCTATTTGGGAACAGAGAGGAGATTCGGGTTTCGACGGCCCTAAAGATGCTAAGGAAAAAAACGATAACCGATTCAGACATAAGGATTAAGGTGGCTTGTCTCGCGATAGTCTCTTCGGTCCTCCTCTCCACAAACCTCaaaatgaagatgatgaaagaaCATGCTGAGGCAACAAAAGATCTCGACCAGTTCTTTTCGTATCCGTGGGGTCGCCTAGCTTTTGAAATGCTTATGGGTAGTATAAAGCAAAGAGACGAGGTCGCCTTCTCCAATGATACAATAGCACTGAAAGGGTTTGCATTGGCACTACAACTGGTTATGGTAGAGGCTGTACCATCTCTAACCGAAGTTGTCTTGGAGACTTGTGCATCTTCTGATTCCGATAGCAGCGACGATGGAGATGATATCGTGAAGAAGAGGAACAAACAAAAGACACTGAGCCCCGGGCATGCTCGCAAAGAGGACAAAAAAACTGATGTAAGTTGATGTTTTTGAGTCCTCCGTTTTAGTAATAACAAACACTcgatatttttgttaaatttgtgTTGTTGGTTAACAGTTAAGCTTTAATATTTCAGGTTTTGGTTAGAAGCATTATCCCTGATGATCCGGATAGACCAATAGATAACGTTATACTTGTATGGGCAGACGAGGTGTGCGACGTTAAAGTAGATAATCTTCTGAAGCTTCTAGCAGAAGGTTACTCTTTCACGGCTACGATGTTCAAAGGTGGCGCTACCAAACTTGACGTTGAGAGATTGCGTGACATAGCAAAGGAGGTGGGTAAGAAGAAGCGGAAAAATAACCCGGTTACACACAAGGAAACGGACGACGACAACCGTATTGCAGGCATTGTGATGTCTATTCTCAAAACGGAGCTCCAAAGAGTTGATGCGAATGTGGCCAAAGCTGTATCAGTTGCCGAAAAAACGGCTGTTCAAGTGGACTCCTTGGAGACCACTATCATGGTTTCAGTCAATAATCAGCTTCAAACCTTCAAGGATGATATCATGCGGTCTTCCATGGACGGTGAGGCCAACCCAAACCTCAGAACACAGAAACCTGGGGGGAACCTAAACACTGAGGTAAATGAGGAAGAAAATGGTGACAACAGTCAACCCAATGGCGACAGAAGATCAACATCAGTGTTGGAGGTAATTGAAAAATACTAGAACTTGCCGTTTGCGATTGTAATATCCGATACCAATATATAGTAACTGGTATCAACCATCATATGATGGTAAAACCGGATAtgtataacaatatatttttgtttttggattgGGGTTGATTGACAGGGGTCTCATGGGAGGGTAGCTAATTCTACTTCACGCTTGAATAACAATGATCAGGGCTTCGAGGCTGACTTCTTATCAGCCAATAGCCACACCAAAGAATCTTCTATGGTCTCGGTATGtataatgaattaattttttagtGGTATAAGTGATTTTAACCACAATAAATGGATTTACTATGTTTTTCGTATAAGTGATTTCaaacatgaaaattaattaatatgttaGGGGTAATAAGTGATTTCGAACATGTTGACTTGTTATTGTGCCGGTTATGagaatttaaatttgtaaataatatttaaaaactcgATAATCAATGTATCAACCTGCTATCTTGATAATTTGATATCTCAGTTAACCGTGCAAAAACCAAATTCGATACCAAGGTTATTATCTGGGGATATTTAGCCAATAAATTTCATTATGTATGTTTGTCCTCagttattaaatatgttaatcaatttaaatatgttGTGTGTCAATTTACAGTCAAGAGCAGAGGTGAATGGGGCCAATGTTTCACGTAAGATCATTGGAGAGCTGTCAGAAGGATCTCATAATGTCCACTATGGTTCAGACAATATTGAGACTAACTTTGGTGGCTCGAAAACTGTGGTATGTTAATTCATTGTCAATATAATAAGCATGAATGTGGTATGACCTACGCCATTTTACAGGCTCCATCTCCATCGCTTCCGGTAGCCACAGAAGAAATCACAACAACCGCCATTTTACAGGCTCCATCTCCATATCCATCGCTTCCGGTAGCCACAGAAGATATGATTGACACAGTTCCAGAACATAgggaagaagaagcaacagaCGACCCGTCACATCCTCCACTAAGTCCTAAAAGCAAACGCAGTAAGGTGGTTCCAGGTGAACATGTACAAGAGATTGAAAGTGGGGATGATACACTTGCCCGAGCTCGTGAAGCCGACCCTTTTTTTACTGCATACTCCTGCCCTGATTTGGTAATGTCCAAATACACAAAGCTCGTTGGTAAACTAAGCAACAACTTGTAAGTTACCTCAATGcctcttatattatatattttgtaataatttgaAAACCTGGATATCTAATACGCTATTgttaaatatgtttttgtttgaatataTAAGTGTTATAAATGTTGCCGGGCTGGCAGTAACTTCCAAGGACATCACGGGAATCGTAGAACTCAGCCGTTCCTTACCAGCTAGGGTATGTCTTCTTTATATTCAGTTTTCTCAGCTACAATCGTGGATATACATTTTGAAtcctgttttgtttttaaatatacagATTATTGATATCTTGGTGAGGTTTGTACGGACCACATACAACAGTGCACCGAATTGTAGCCGTGAGAGAAGTCCCAACTTTCTTGACACCAGAtatgttgtgttgttgttgAAGCATTATCCAAAGTTTGAGCGTTCAAGATCACAAGAGTCATATAATTTTCCCAAAGATCTTGTTCACTATCTTGGTCAGGACGAGCCGACAATGGCACCTTTCACTCATCACTACTTTCCGTTTGATCTAGGGAACAAAGACTGGGTTGTTGTGTGTTTCGACCTGAAAGCGTGGAAGTTAACTGTTCTTGAGTGCAATATGGGGCTCCGGTCTGATGAAGAATTGGCGAAACAACTCCAACCCTTCAGAGATATGATCCCCCCACTTTTGAGGCGTACCGGAGTGCTCTCCACTACTGCTTCTTATCCTGCTGTTGTGATAGAGAGGCCTAATGTGGTGCGTCATAACAGCAACCGCTCACACTCTGCCCTAACATCCATATTGCTCATGCAAACGCATGCAAGGTTTGGGATTGAAATCTGCAGGTCTATCACTCCTACTACTCTCAAGGAAGAAGCGCAAAGACTTGTGGTGATGTTGTATGAACTACATGAGAAGCTGTAGAAGACTAGTCGAGTGAAGTAAGAAGTATATCTGAAATTCTCACAACTTATATCTAAGAAATGTTTGTTTATCTACTGTTTATCTATTTCGTTGAATGCAAGCAACTACGATCGCAAACTATTTTGTATTTCGAGTGTGAAACGTTTATCGGTTTATGTACTACTTTATTTGAACTCCTATTCAGTAAATTGGACACAAATTTGTGTCTACTATTAAGGCAAATGTATTAGTAAGTGTTAATATGAAACCCAAT
This region includes:
- the LOC130503017 gene encoding uncharacterized protein LOC130503017; this translates as MDESPNRDEPVRDPAEPPLPIPEMMFAAGDEPVGVRVLTYQSSTAINHILDSLEEDEIQRLRLSPFGKIVDIAEKPGFSGRFARYMLSRQLKVEKKYEAWFRFAGKPIKFSLREFAIVTGLHCGEYPKKTKVKSKSKMKEKPYWAELFGNREEIRVSTALKMLRKKTITDSDIRIKVACLAIVSSVLLSTNLKMKMMKEHAEATKDLDQFFSYPWGRLAFEMLMGSIKQRDEVAFSNDTIALKGFALALQLVMVEAVPSLTEVVLETCASSDSDSSDDGDDIVKKRNKQKTLSPGHARKEDKKTDVLVRSIIPDDPDRPIDNVILVWADEVCDVKVDNLLKLLAEGYSFTATMFKGGATKLDVERLRDIAKEVGKKKRKNNPVTHKETDDDNRIAGIVMSILKTELQRVDANVAKAVSVAEKTAVQVDSLETTIMVSVNNQLQTFKDDIMRSSMDGEANPNLRTQKPGGNLNTEVNEEENGDNSQPNGDRRSTSVLEGSHGRVANSTSRLNNNDQGFEADFLSANSHTKESSMVSSRAEVNGANVSRKIIGELSEGSHNVHYGSDNIETNFGGSKTVAPSPSLPVATEEITTTAILQAPSPYPSLPVATEDMIDTVPEHREEEATDDPSHPPLSPKSKRSKVVPGEHVQEIESGDDTLARAREADPFFTAYSCPDLVMSKYTKLVGKLSNNFVINVAGLAVTSKDITGIVELSRSLPARIIDILVRFVRTTYNSAPNCSRERSPNFLDTRYVVLLLKHYPKFERSRSQESYNFPKDLVHYLGQDEPTMAPFTHHYFPFDLGNKDWVVVCFDLKAWKLTVLECNMGLRSDEELAKQLQPFRDMIPPLLRRTGVLSTTASYPAVVIERPNVVRHNSNRSHSALTSILLMQTHARFGIEICRSITPTTLKEEAQRLVVMLYELHEKL